Proteins from a single region of Psychrobacter cryohalolentis K5:
- a CDS encoding OsmC family protein, whose product MTTSKVTYQGDLRTTAIHLQSNNQIITDAPTDNQGKGEAFSPTDLLATSLASCMLTIIGIKARDMEIDIAGTTAEVTKIMAADPRRVSEVHVTITFNQELDDKTQKIFYNTALTCPVAKSIHPDIIQKLIINSKSY is encoded by the coding sequence ATGACAACTTCAAAAGTAACCTATCAAGGTGATCTGCGCACTACCGCTATTCATTTGCAGTCAAACAACCAAATCATTACCGATGCACCGACTGACAATCAAGGTAAGGGTGAGGCGTTTTCACCGACTGATTTATTGGCGACCAGCTTAGCCAGTTGTATGCTCACTATTATCGGTATCAAAGCTCGCGATATGGAAATCGATATTGCAGGCACTACCGCTGAAGTAACTAAAATCATGGCAGCTGATCCAAGACGTGTTAGTGAAGTACATGTCACGATTACTTTTAATCAGGAGTTAGATGATAAAACGCAAAAAATATTCTATAACACCGCGCTCACGTGTCCGGTTGCGAAAAGCATTCATCCTGATATTATTCAAAAATTGATTATTAATTCTAAAAGCTATTGA
- a CDS encoding flavodoxin family protein — protein sequence MATKTLLIVAHAPSPNTKKLAQAAYDGANHPDIDINVILKLSQDTQPEDVLAADALLLGTTENLAYMAGLTKDFFDRCYYPVLEKKQGMPFALYIRAGHDGTGTKLALKTITTGLRWEWIQEALILQGDWQEEFTEQVEELAMTLAAGVEAGIY from the coding sequence ATGGCTACCAAAACCTTGCTTATCGTTGCTCATGCACCATCGCCTAATACCAAAAAATTAGCACAAGCGGCTTATGACGGTGCCAATCATCCCGATATAGATATCAATGTCATATTGAAATTATCACAAGATACCCAGCCTGAAGATGTGCTGGCTGCTGATGCACTGTTATTAGGGACGACTGAGAATTTGGCTTATATGGCAGGACTGACCAAAGACTTCTTTGATCGCTGTTATTATCCTGTGTTAGAGAAGAAGCAGGGAATGCCATTTGCCTTATATATTCGTGCAGGTCATGATGGTACGGGCACCAAGCTTGCGCTGAAGACGATTACCACTGGTCTGCGTTGGGAATGGATCCAAGAAGCGCTAATACTGCAAGGCGATTGGCAAGAAGAGTTTACTGAGCAAGTTGAAGAGCTGGCGATGACACTGGCAGCTGGGGTA